In a genomic window of Variovorax paradoxus:
- a CDS encoding SDR family oxidoreductase, whose product MNTTLHHDSHTRYRGKTAVITGGTIGMGLATAQALLAGGARVILTGRNPTNLEAARRALGPQAQAQVLASDAASLADIDALAATARETLGHVDLLHVNAGIATLEPFEQVTEAGYDRAFAINTKGAFFTVQKLAPLMKPGASIVFTSSIADEGGMHGMGVYSATKAALRSFASGFAAELVGRGIRVNVVSPGFIDTPTLGVADATPAERAEFVRLGDQITPMRRHGSAEEVARAVLFLAFDATFTTGARLTVDGGLGQNLSPAHE is encoded by the coding sequence ATGAACACCACTCTCCACCACGACAGCCACACCCGCTACCGCGGCAAGACCGCCGTCATCACGGGCGGCACCATCGGCATGGGCCTGGCGACGGCCCAGGCCCTGCTCGCGGGCGGCGCCCGCGTGATCCTGACCGGGCGCAATCCGACGAACCTCGAGGCCGCGCGGCGCGCGCTGGGCCCGCAGGCGCAGGCGCAGGTGCTGGCGAGCGACGCCGCCTCGCTGGCCGACATCGATGCGCTCGCGGCCACCGCGCGCGAGACGCTGGGCCACGTCGACCTGCTGCACGTCAACGCCGGCATCGCCACGCTCGAGCCCTTCGAGCAGGTCACGGAGGCCGGCTACGACCGTGCCTTCGCGATCAACACCAAGGGCGCCTTCTTCACGGTGCAGAAGCTCGCGCCGCTGATGAAGCCCGGCGCCTCCATCGTCTTCACCTCGTCGATCGCCGACGAGGGCGGCATGCACGGCATGGGCGTCTACAGCGCGACCAAGGCGGCGCTGCGCTCCTTCGCCTCGGGTTTCGCGGCCGAGCTGGTCGGGCGCGGCATCCGCGTCAACGTGGTGAGCCCGGGCTTCATCGACACGCCCACGCTCGGCGTGGCCGACGCCACGCCCGCCGAACGCGCGGAGTTCGTGCGCCTGGGCGACCAGATCACGCCGATGCGGCGCCACGGCAGCGCCGAGGAGGTGGCGCGCGCGGTGCTGTTCCTCGCCTTCGACGCCACCTTCACCACCGGCGCGCGGCTCACGGTCGACGGCGGCCTGGGCCAGAACCTCAGCCCGGCGCACGAGTGA
- a CDS encoding NAD(P)-binding domain-containing protein — MTPTDVSLIGLGPMGIALARALQRGHTLTLWNRTPSRAEALLGQGTVLAADARAAVAASPIVLVCVADYAAWRAILAQPGVAEALRGKVLVQLSTGTPQDARDDWARLDGVAYLDGALLATPSQIGRPDTPLFISGEARALAACRPVLEAIAGHITYLGEPIGNAAAWDLATLSCMFGAMAGFFHGVRIFESERLPVRDFAHMIGTISPVIGEMIRAEGEDIHAERYGEPESSMATCAGSGRLFVRQAREAKLDAGFPDFLMGWFERALAAGYANERLAAMVKVLRQPG; from the coding sequence ATGACCCCCACCGACGTCTCCCTCATCGGCCTCGGCCCGATGGGCATCGCGCTCGCGCGCGCCCTGCAGCGTGGCCACACGCTCACGCTGTGGAACCGCACGCCGAGCCGCGCCGAAGCGCTGCTCGGCCAGGGCACCGTGCTCGCCGCCGATGCACGCGCGGCCGTCGCCGCCAGCCCCATCGTGCTGGTCTGCGTGGCCGACTACGCGGCCTGGCGCGCGATCCTCGCGCAGCCGGGCGTGGCCGAGGCGCTGCGCGGCAAGGTGCTGGTGCAGCTGAGCACCGGCACGCCGCAGGATGCGCGCGACGACTGGGCCCGCCTCGACGGCGTCGCGTACCTCGACGGCGCGCTGCTCGCCACGCCCTCGCAGATCGGCCGGCCCGACACGCCGCTGTTCATCTCCGGCGAGGCGCGCGCGCTCGCGGCCTGCCGGCCGGTGCTCGAGGCCATCGCGGGCCACATCACCTACCTGGGCGAGCCAATCGGCAATGCCGCCGCCTGGGACCTGGCCACGCTCTCGTGCATGTTCGGCGCGATGGCCGGCTTCTTCCACGGCGTGCGCATCTTCGAATCGGAGCGGCTGCCGGTGCGGGACTTCGCACACATGATCGGCACCATCTCGCCGGTGATCGGCGAGATGATCCGCGCCGAGGGCGAGGACATCCATGCCGAGCGCTACGGCGAACCCGAGAGCTCGATGGCGACCTGCGCGGGCTCGGGCCGGCTGTTCGTGCGGCAGGCGCGCGAGGCGAAGCTCGACGCGGGCTTTCCCGATTTCCTGATGGGCTGGTTCGAGCGCGCGCTCGCGGCCGGCTATGCGAACGAGCGGCTCGCGGCGATGGTCAAGGTGCTGCGCCAGCCGGGCTGA
- a CDS encoding gamma carbonic anhydrase family protein has translation MALYELDGVAPQLGDGAWVADSAEVMGRVTLAENANVWFGAVLRGDTEAMTIGRNSNIQDLSVLHCDIGCPLTVGENVTVGHQVMLHGCTIGDNTLIGMQAVVLNNAKIGRNSIVGAGALVTEGSEFPDNSMILGSPAKVVRTLDEAAAAKLRQGAEHYVKNARRFAAGLKKIA, from the coding sequence ATGGCCCTCTATGAACTCGACGGCGTGGCGCCGCAACTCGGCGACGGCGCCTGGGTCGCCGACAGCGCCGAGGTGATGGGGCGCGTGACGCTGGCCGAGAACGCGAACGTCTGGTTCGGCGCCGTGCTGCGCGGCGACACCGAGGCCATGACCATCGGGCGCAACAGCAACATCCAGGACCTGTCGGTGCTCCATTGCGACATCGGCTGCCCGCTGACCGTGGGCGAGAACGTCACGGTGGGCCACCAGGTCATGCTGCACGGCTGCACCATCGGCGACAACACGCTGATCGGCATGCAGGCGGTGGTCTTGAATAACGCCAAGATCGGCCGCAACTCGATCGTCGGCGCCGGTGCGCTCGTGACCGAGGGCTCGGAATTCCCCGACAACTCGATGATCCTGGGATCGCCCGCGAAGGTGGTGCGCACGCTCGACGAAGCGGCCGCCGCCAAGCTGCGCCAGGGCGCGGAGCACTACGTCAAGAACGCCCGCCGCTTTGCGGCCGGCCTGAAGAAGATCGCCTGA
- a CDS encoding Hsp33 family molecular chaperone HslO: MSELHKFLFDGLPVRGMIVRLTDAWQEILARRASNTATGAYPPPVVELLGEMTAAATLMQANIKFNGALILQIFGDGPVKVAVAEVKPDLSLRATAKTIGELPADARLPDMVNVNNKGRCAITLDPKDKLPGQQPYQGVVPLFGDEGEKLGKLSEVLQHYMLQSEQLDTTLVLAADDKVAAGLLIQRLPVKGEGNLEGTSPADRDQANEDQIGRNEDYNRISILASTLTREELLTLDVETILRRLFWEEKLLRFEPQRGMLGPHFACTCGRERVAQMIRGLGAEEAESILAERGDIEVGCDFCGKQYRFDAVDAAQIFRPPGDQIPGTPVVQ; this comes from the coding sequence GTGAGCGAGCTGCATAAATTCCTGTTCGATGGCCTGCCGGTGCGCGGCATGATCGTGCGCCTGACGGACGCCTGGCAGGAGATCCTCGCGCGGCGCGCCTCCAACACCGCCACCGGCGCCTACCCGCCGCCGGTGGTCGAGCTGCTCGGCGAGATGACGGCCGCGGCCACGCTGATGCAGGCTAACATCAAGTTCAACGGCGCGCTGATCCTGCAGATCTTCGGCGACGGCCCGGTGAAGGTGGCCGTGGCCGAGGTCAAGCCCGACCTGAGCCTGCGCGCCACCGCCAAGACCATCGGGGAGCTGCCGGCCGATGCGCGGCTGCCCGACATGGTCAACGTGAACAACAAGGGCCGCTGCGCGATCACGCTCGACCCCAAGGACAAGCTGCCGGGCCAGCAGCCCTACCAGGGCGTGGTGCCGCTGTTCGGCGACGAGGGCGAGAAGCTCGGCAAGCTCAGCGAGGTGCTGCAGCACTACATGCTGCAGAGCGAGCAGCTCGACACCACGCTGGTGCTGGCGGCCGACGACAAGGTGGCCGCGGGCCTGCTGATCCAGCGCCTGCCGGTCAAGGGCGAGGGCAACCTCGAAGGCACCTCGCCGGCCGATCGCGACCAGGCCAACGAGGACCAGATCGGCCGCAACGAGGACTACAACCGGATCTCGATCCTGGCCTCGACGCTCACGCGCGAGGAGCTGCTCACGCTCGACGTCGAGACCATCCTGCGGCGCCTGTTCTGGGAAGAGAAGCTGCTGCGCTTCGAGCCGCAGCGCGGCATGCTGGGCCCGCACTTCGCCTGCACCTGCGGCCGCGAGCGCGTGGCGCAGATGATCCGCGGCCTCGGCGCCGAGGAAGCCGAGAGCATCCTCGCCGAGCGCGGCGACATCGAGGTGGGCTGCGACTTCTGCGGCAAGCAGTACCGCTTCGACGCGGTCGATGCGGCGCAGATCTTCCGCCCGCCGGGCGACCAGATCCCCGGCACGCCGGTGGTGCAGTAG